In Populus alba chromosome 1, ASM523922v2, whole genome shotgun sequence, a single window of DNA contains:
- the LOC118053953 gene encoding protein NCA1, with translation MTPVCPFVKASRPDDGSSRKPGECPEKHAAEHEGGGKANKESVGASATVSPKCPFGYDSQTFKLGPHSCMICQALLFDCSKCVPCSHVYCKVCISRFKDCPLCGADIERIEADTDLQSVVDRFVDGHARIKRSHVDMDKEGKVGENKKVIYEDVSLERGAFLVQQAMRAFRAQNVESARSRLSLCAEDIRGQIEIAGNTSELCSQLGAVLGMLGDCCRSMGNAGSAVTYFEESVEFLSKLPAADLEIMHTLSVSLNKIGDLKYYDGDLEAARSYYIRSLNVRRDAIKHHPSVSSQTLDVAVSLAKVADVDRTIGKEDAAMDRFREAIKLLESLTLKPEEAGLEQRRLSVLEFLNNQLAEKQSG, from the exons ATGACCCCAGTTTGCCCTTTTGTGAAAGCTTCAAGGCCTGATGATGGGTCATCAAGAAAACCAGGGGAATGTCCGGAAAAACATGCGGCCGAGCATGAGGGAGGAGGGAAAGCAAATAAAGAATCTGTTGGTGCATCTGCTACCGTTTCGCCGAAATGCCCTTTCGGATATGATTCTCAGACATTTAAATTGGGACCTCATAGTTGTATGATATGCCAGGCACTTCTTTTTGATTGTAGTAAATGCGTGCCATGTTCTCATGTTTATTGCAA AGTTTGTATTTCGCGATTCAAGGACTGTCCATTGTGTGGAGCTGATATTGAGAGGATTGAAGCTGACACGGATCTCCAGAGTGTAGTTGATCGGTTCGTTGATGGTCATGCTAGAATCAAGAGGTCCCATGTTGACATGGATAAAGAGGGGAAAGTAGGTGAGAACAAAAAAGTGATATACGAGGATGTTTCTTTGGAGAGAGGTGCTTTCTTGGTGCAACAAGCCATGAGG GCATTTCGTGCACAGAATGTGGAAAGTGCTAGATCAAGACTGAGTCTTTGTGCAGAAGACATCCGAGGTCAGATAGAAATAGCAGGGAACACATCGGAACTGTGTTCACAGCTTGGAGCAGTGCTGGGAATGCTTGGGGACTGCTG TCGATCAATGGGCAATGCTGGCTCTGCAGTTACTTACTTTGAAGAGAGTGTAGAATTCCTATCAAAATTGCCTGCAGCTGATCTGGAG ATCATGCATACACTTTCTGTTTCACTTAATAAAATTGGAGATCTCAAATATTATGACGGGGATCTGGAAGCTGCAAGATCTTACTATATCCGTTCTCTTAATGTGCGACGCGATGCCATCAAACATCATCCTAGTGTTTCATCCCAG ACCCTGGATGTGGCTGTTTCCCTTGCAAAAGTTGCCGATGTGGACAGGACTATCGGTAAAGAGGATGCTGCAATGGATAGATTTCGCGAGGCCATAAAATTGTTGGAATCCTTGACATTAAAGCCTGAGGAAGCTGGCCTTGAGCAACGG CGTCTTTCAGTGCTGGAATTTCTTAACAATCAACTTGCAGAGAAACAGTCTGGCTGA
- the LOC118053955 gene encoding cytosolic sulfotransferase 15, whose protein sequence is METADEDSFQEFVLNLPRGKDWDGAPLLLYNDTWYPAYCIRGVVSFQQNFRAQATDIIVASLPKSGTTWLKALTFSVVNRDRYSPGESPLTTTPPHELVPFFENDLYLKSPNPDLDFPPPRILACHTHYTSLPQSIRDSNCKIVYICRNPLDQVVSYFHFLRNRVSGSTKPLSSIDECFENICRGVQSHGPFWNSMLSYWKASLERPDKVLFLKYEELKEDIILNLKRLAEFLGFPFTEEEEKGGVIEEISRLCSFDNLKDLEVNRSGVHSSGFSNSAFFRKGEVGDWGNHLSPSMAERFWKIVEEKLDGSGLTFKISQ, encoded by the coding sequence ATGGAGACAGCCGACGAAGATAGTTTCCAAGAATTTGTACtcaaccttcctcgtgggaaaGACTGGGACGGCGCTCCCCTCCTTCTTTACAATGATACCTGGTATCCAGCCTACTGCATTAGAGGTGTCGTTTCCTTTCAACAAAACTTCCGGGCACAAGCCACCGACATCATAGTAGCAAGCTTGCCGAAGTCCGGTACTACTTGGTTGAAGGCACTCACCTTCTCGGTTGTAAACCGAGATCGCTACAGTCCCGGAGAGAGTCCCCTGACCACCACCCCACCTCATGAACTGGTGCCCTTCTTTGAGAATGATCTTTACTTGAAAAGCCCGAACCCAGATCTTGATTTTCCTCCTCCAAGAATTCTTGCTTGCCACACACATTACACATCTCTGCCACAGTCCATCAGAGATTCCAATTGTAAGATTGTGTACATATGTAGGAATCCTTTGGACCAGGTTGTCtcttattttcatttccttCGAAACAGAGTGTCAGGCAGCACAAAACCGTTATCATCAATTGATGAATGTTTCGAGAACATATGTCGCGGTGTTCAGAGTCACGGACCCTTCTGGAATAGTATGTTGAGCTATTGGAAAGCGAGCTTGGAAAGACCAGACAAGGTGTTGTTTTTGAAGTATGAGGAGCTGAAAGAGGATATTATCTTGAACTTGAAGAGGTTAGCAGAGTTCTTGGGCTTTCCCTTCACcgaggaagaagagaaaggagGAGTTATTGAAGAAATTTCAAGACTCTGTAGTTTTGACAATCTCAAGGATCTGGAAGTGAACCGAAGTGGTGTCCATTCTTCAGGATTTTCAAATAGTGCCTTCTTCAGGAAAGGAGAGGTGGGAGATTGGGGCAATCATCTCAGTCCTTCCATGGCTGAACGTTTCTGGAAGATCGTGGAAGAAAAGTTGGATGGATCTGGTTTAACCTTCAAAATCTCTCAGTAA